A window of the Miscanthus floridulus cultivar M001 chromosome 14, ASM1932011v1, whole genome shotgun sequence genome harbors these coding sequences:
- the LOC136504704 gene encoding uncharacterized protein, whose protein sequence is MEKEHIKMAMLRQEQTFRQQVHELHRVYQVQKQLMMQMQITNTNNYGNKVPETQTEPTVKLEHQQWCGSSGKTEAKLAEDFNLELTLATGAGRTKQEKPSNSDSEATMSSSTSAESESGQRFMPNSNVTNLRFQNESNRHDDQVMQSPWRYQCLSLKMA, encoded by the exons ATGGAGAAGGAACACATCAAGATGGCCATGCTGAGGCAAGAACAAACATTCAGGCAGCAG GTTCACGAGCTGCACCGCGTGTACCAGGTTCAGAAGCAGCTGATGATGCAGATGCAGATTACCAACACAAACAACTACGGAAACAAAGTTCCCGAAACGCAAACCGAACCGACAGTAAAACTCGAGCACCAACAATGGTGTGGTAGCTCAGGCAAGACGGAGGCCAAGCTGGCCGAAGACTTCAACCTGGAGCTGACACTGGCAACTGGGGCTGGAAGGACGAAGCAGGAGAAGCCATCCAATTCAGACTCCGAAGCAACGATGTCGTCATCGACATCTGCAGAATCAGAGTCAGGGCAGAGATTCATGCCCAACTCCAATGTAACAAATCTAAGGTTCCAGAATGAGAGCAATAGGCATGATGATCAGGTCATGCAGTCTCCTTGGCGCTATCAATGTTTAAGTCTCAAGATGGCATGA